Proteins from one Phytoactinopolyspora mesophila genomic window:
- a CDS encoding beta-ketoacyl-ACP synthase III, whose product MSGSITVPPSLRASKVLGIGGYRPTRIITNDEIIDKIDSSDEWIRTRSGIETRRWASDEETVVNMSVAAAGKALANAGVRPEQVDCVIVSTVTHLYQTPSAAVEIAHKLGTNYAAAFDVSAACAGFCYGLSLASDMVRSGTAQHVVVIGVERLSDLTDQYDRSTAFIFADGAGAAVVGAGNDGDEAGIGPVVWGSDGEHLNHIRQKKEWREALFGADGPEMPHLVMDGNPVFRWASYEMSKVAQQALDAAGVSVDDLDVFVPHQANMRITDVMVRQLKLPEHVGIARDIAQQGNTSAASIPLALERMMEAGEAKSGDLALIIGFGAGLVYAGQVIRVP is encoded by the coding sequence ATGAGTGGCTCGATCACAGTTCCCCCGTCGCTGCGGGCCAGCAAGGTGCTGGGGATCGGCGGCTACCGGCCCACCCGGATCATCACCAACGACGAGATCATCGACAAGATCGATTCGTCCGACGAGTGGATCCGCACCCGCTCCGGCATCGAGACCCGCCGCTGGGCCTCCGATGAAGAGACAGTCGTCAACATGAGCGTCGCGGCGGCCGGCAAGGCACTGGCCAATGCCGGTGTCCGGCCGGAACAGGTCGACTGCGTGATCGTCTCCACCGTCACCCACCTTTATCAGACGCCGTCCGCCGCGGTGGAAATCGCGCACAAGCTCGGCACCAACTACGCCGCGGCGTTCGACGTCTCGGCGGCGTGTGCTGGTTTCTGCTATGGGTTGTCGCTGGCGTCGGACATGGTCCGTTCAGGCACCGCCCAGCACGTCGTCGTCATCGGCGTCGAGCGACTCTCAGACCTCACTGATCAGTACGACCGTTCGACGGCGTTCATCTTCGCCGACGGAGCCGGCGCGGCCGTCGTCGGTGCCGGCAACGACGGCGACGAGGCCGGGATCGGCCCGGTGGTGTGGGGCTCCGACGGCGAGCACCTGAACCACATCCGGCAGAAGAAAGAGTGGCGCGAAGCCCTGTTCGGCGCGGACGGGCCTGAGATGCCGCATCTGGTCATGGACGGCAACCCGGTGTTCCGGTGGGCGTCATACGAGATGTCGAAGGTCGCCCAGCAGGCGCTGGACGCCGCAGGCGTCAGCGTCGACGATCTCGACGTCTTTGTGCCACATCAAGCCAACATGCGCATCACCGACGTCATGGTCCGCCAGCTCAAACTGCCGGAGCACGTGGGCATCGCGCGCGACATCGCCCAGCAGGGCAACACCTCGGCGGCATCCATTCCTCTGGCGCTCGAGCGGATGATGGAAGCAGGCGAGGCCAAGAGTGGTGATCTCGCTCTCATCATCGGTTTCGGCGCGGGCCTCGTCTACGCCGGCCAGGTGATCCGCGTACCCTGA
- a CDS encoding acyltransferase domain-containing protein: MLVIVAPGQGSQTPGFLAPWLEEPAFANRIEWLSAVAQVDLVHYGTEADADTIRDTAIAQPLLVASGLVAAVALFPQPADAFNTVAAVAGHSVGEITAAAGARVITAEQAMVFVRERGRAMAQASSTTPTGMTAVLGGDTEHVLQVLEKHGLTPANVNGAGQIVAAGTLAQLDALKEDPPEGARLRPLQVAGAFHTHHMAPAVETLRNYASAMTTRDPRTRLLSNRDGHVVHDGRDVLNRIVEQVSNPVRWDLCQTTMSDLGITGLLEVPPAGTLSGLARRALPGIETFALKTPDQLDDARKFVEKHGDPSPMTDSPTWRLVVAPMKGTFKAASLKAGSQLSPGDLVGSVNSLRDSQDVHANHGGTVLEWLVEDGDPVAPGQPLVRLHPEAVAS, from the coding sequence GTGTTGGTCATCGTCGCGCCCGGACAGGGTTCCCAGACTCCAGGCTTCCTCGCCCCTTGGCTGGAGGAGCCGGCTTTCGCCAACCGCATCGAGTGGCTCTCCGCGGTCGCCCAGGTTGACCTGGTCCACTACGGAACCGAGGCCGACGCCGACACCATTCGCGATACCGCCATCGCACAGCCACTGCTGGTCGCGTCGGGCCTGGTCGCTGCCGTAGCCCTGTTCCCGCAGCCTGCCGACGCATTCAACACAGTCGCCGCGGTCGCCGGACACAGCGTCGGCGAGATCACCGCCGCGGCCGGTGCCCGCGTCATCACCGCCGAGCAGGCGATGGTGTTCGTCCGGGAGCGTGGACGCGCTATGGCCCAAGCATCCAGCACCACCCCCACGGGCATGACGGCCGTCCTGGGCGGCGACACCGAACATGTCCTGCAGGTCCTGGAGAAGCACGGGCTGACCCCGGCCAACGTCAACGGTGCTGGTCAGATCGTCGCCGCCGGCACCTTGGCCCAGCTGGACGCGCTGAAGGAAGACCCTCCGGAGGGAGCCCGGCTACGCCCGCTCCAGGTCGCCGGCGCCTTCCACACCCACCACATGGCCCCCGCGGTGGAAACACTGCGTAACTACGCCAGCGCCATGACCACCCGCGATCCGCGTACGCGGCTGCTGTCCAACCGGGACGGCCACGTGGTTCATGACGGCCGCGATGTCCTCAACCGCATCGTCGAGCAGGTTTCCAACCCCGTGCGCTGGGACCTCTGCCAGACCACGATGTCCGACCTCGGCATCACGGGCCTCCTCGAAGTGCCGCCGGCAGGGACCCTCAGTGGCCTTGCCCGCCGCGCCCTGCCCGGCATCGAGACCTTCGCGCTGAAGACGCCCGACCAGCTCGACGACGCCCGGAAGTTCGTCGAGAAGCACGGCGACCCGAGTCCCATGACCGACAGCCCTACCTGGCGCCTCGTCGTCGCACCCATGAAGGGCACGTTCAAGGCGGCCTCGCTCAAGGCCGGCAGTCAACTCTCCCCTGGCGACCTGGTCGGCAGCGTGAACTCGTTGCGGGATTCCCAAGACGTCCACGCCAACCACGGCGGCACAGTGCTGGAATGGCTGGTCGAAGACGGCGACCCGGTCGCTCCGGGACAACCGTTGGTTCGGCTTCACCCGGAGGCGGTCGCATCATGA